From Penicillium psychrofluorescens genome assembly, chromosome: 6, one genomic window encodes:
- a CDS encoding uncharacterized protein (ID:PFLUO_009322-T1.cds;~source:funannotate), protein MATHAESYGHLPSTRQSRMKIDSLLNPNTDDCVYSAPSSSHGFNFPQQSPGFPWYSRYPGYHDTSPGEVSTPTTHASSGSNSSSLNPQQHHHHHMFLSYRPSGSAPSSPDPYQPRERYDSVSSSSSTNGTDRRRPPRPKYEEEEMYFIWYHRVDLCQEWKEVRESFNRQFPNRQRRGFQGIQCKFYRFIKEKQCPTLREQRRMRDGEFLREGASLTSADSNAPRFGVLEWGKVWYPWMRESRDEVMRPKSS, encoded by the coding sequence ATGGCCACCCACGCAGAATCCTACGGCCACCTGCCGTCCACACGCCAAAGCCGAATGAAGATCGATTCGCTGTTGAATCCGAACACGGATGATTGCGTGTACTCAGCACCTTCTTCGTCGCATGGCTTCAACTTTCCACAACAGTCCCCGGGATTTCCCTGGTATAGCCGCTACCCGGGCTACCATGACACAAGTCCCGGCGAAGTCTCCACCCCAACGACGCACGCgagcagcggcagcaatAGTAGCAGCTTGAACCCTCAacaacatcaccaccaccacatgTTCCTCTCCTACCGCCCATCCGGGTCCGCACCCTCCTCGCCAGACCCCTACCAGCCGCGCGAGCGGTACGACTCGGTGTCCAGCAGCTCTAGCACCAACGGCACAGACCGACGGCGGCCGCCACGTCCCAAGtatgaggaggaagaaatgtACTTTATCTGGTATCATCGCGTGGACCTATGCCAGGAATGGAAGGAAGTGCGCGAGAGCTTCAATCGTCAATTCCCCAaccgccagcgccgcggATTCCAGGGTATCCAGTGCAAATTCTACCGCTTTATCAAGGAAAAGCAGTGTCCCACTCTGCGCGAGCAGCGCCGCATGCGTGACGGCGAGTTCCTGCGAGAGGGCGCCAGTTTGACCTCGGCCGACTCCAATGCGCCGCGCTTTGGTGTCCTTGAATGGGGCAAAGTCTGGTATCCGTGGATGCGCGAGAGCCGTGATGAGGTTATGCGACCCAAATCTTCATGA
- a CDS encoding uncharacterized protein (ID:PFLUO_009323-T1.cds;~source:funannotate): MPLPPEQINIKRRREEEPVETLYIQSTLHQTKRRFTDFVFHRVLLGDGENKSPSGPASAAQRALRSPRSVSSLKFPSRSAAATQTTSANGVPLVRATSPGAEFREAQRMAAARKESADKHERAVHSPAPPTPPTAPETPPAVHQSTSTSIATPSSNRAHSLRRFQISRSSSTNLGSLRSLGGGIQKRRADGPAPGVAVLVEQLRREPHSRQASMVAKLAVQAQIDGNRSSSLLHENGIEAVEPPARPRKRPVVNQAEKKWREERKGAISAAKQHLSDTLEKSALAHNTNWDDESERLARELEQVALELETGDRGMDIDVSNTESLSTTHETPAPGPKPPLKYQPRPPKEPRTTPAISKTSAESIEMGVDDTPEQLEAEDSDADYVYDVYIRRPIGESEMLKNPLAELDSVQQQKSLEPTHGVGVIVITAEDEEYWEHFVEDDEEEWDSEDADSNAENNPANDYPDEEISSDEDDPTSMFGTYRRNSSDDDFNFDDSASESGRPKFAHGRFDGYADSDHDSW; encoded by the exons ATGCCGCTTCCACCTGAACAAATCAACATCAAGCGCCGCCGCGAGGAAGAGCCCGTGGAGACACTGT ACATTCAATCTACGCTCCATCAGACAAAACGTCGCTTCACAGACTTTGTCTTCCACCGAGTCCTTTTGGGTGATGGCGAAAATAAGTCACCCAGTGGGCCCGCTTCTGCGGCACAGCGAGCTCTGCGCAGTCCTAGGTCTGTGAGCAGCTTGAAGTTCCCTTCACGTAGTGCAGCAGCGACCCAGACTACCTCGGCTAATGGCGTGCCCTTGGTGCGAGCCACGTCGCCCGGTGCTGAGTTCCGCGAGGCACAGCGGATGGCCGCTGCGAGGAAAGAGTCGGCTGATAAGCACGAACGCGCCGTGCAttctcctgctccgccgACACCGCCAACTGCACCTGAAACCCCACCGGCAGTTCATCAAAGTACATCTACATCGATCGCGACCCCTTCGTCTAACCGAGCGCATTCACTGCGTCGGTTCCAGATTTCCCGATCTAGCAGTACCAATCTTGGTTCTCTGCGAAGCCTGGGTGGTGGCATCCAAAAGCGCCGAGCGGATGGCCCAGCGCCTGGTGTGGCGGTTTTGGTCGAACAGCTTCGCCGCGAACCGCACTCGCGACAGGCATCGATggtggccaagctggccgtTCAGGCACAGATTGACGGTAACCGCAGTTCGTCTTTGCTGCACGAAAATGGTATCGAGGCTGTCGAACCGCCAGCTCGACCAAGAAAGCGGCCTGTCGTGAATCAggcagagaagaagtggagagAGGAGCGGAAGGGCGCCATCTCTGCTGCCAAGCAACATTTGTCTGATACATTGGAAAAGTCCGCGCTGGCGCATAACACCAACTGGGACGATGAGTCGGAACGTCTTGCTCGGGAACTTGAGCAGGTTGCTCTGGAACTCGAGACAGGGGATCGAGGCATGGATATCGATGTGTCTAACACGGAATCTCTTTCCACGACGCATGAAACACCCGCACCGGGGCCGAAGCCTCCTCTGAAGTATCAGCCACGACCTCCCAAAGAGCCCCGGACTACACCGGCAATATCGAAGACCTCTGCTGAGAGTATTGAGATGGGGGTGGACGATACCCCGGAGCAACTCGAAGCAGAGGACAGTGATGCCGACTATGTTTACGATGTCTACATCCGGCGGCCCATAGGAGAAAGCGAGATGCTTAAGAATCCGCTCGCTGAACTCGACTCCGTTCAACAGCAAAAGAGCCTGGAGCCAACGCATGGTGTCGGAGTCATCGTTATCACAGCCGAGGACGAGGAATACTGGGAACAtttcgtcgaggacgacgaggaggagtggGACAGCGAAGACGCCGACTCGAATG CCGAAAACAATCCCGCCAACGATTATCCGGATGAAGAGATATCTTCAGATGAAGACGATCCGACCTCGATGTTTGGCACGTATCGTCGGAATTCTTCGGACGACGACTTCAACTTTGATGATTCGGCGAGTGAGAGTGGCCGTCCGAAGTTTGCACACGGACGCTTTGATGGGTATGCAGACTCGGACCACGACAGCTGGTGA
- a CDS encoding uncharacterized protein (ID:PFLUO_009324-T1.cds;~source:funannotate), with amino-acid sequence MTPSDANESTQLKQRVTTIVLAVLAIVFVALRLTARQMKRISWGMDDYTLIVGLGFVVAAAGVNLACVHYGLGRHGFTLSGAERLAMDKLIFAFEPLYLAAIGTIKISVLLMYYRIFPVRTTKIGGVVFASVYRLTLMFNYEVSDVAWTLAPTETWCVVESAAGVISACLPTLVPLFRSCTTAFISTVRSSTKYGNSQSGTGARAAEPNSAERGWQRTGEANYPMGPVGSSNMGSRSPHAQGKGWTMIGTDGNDSDW; translated from the exons ATGACACCAAGCGACGCGAACGAATCGACCCAGCTCAAGCAGCGAGTCACGACCATCGTGCTCGCTGTGCTGGCTATCGTTTTCGTGGCGCTCAGGCTAACGGCGCGCCAGATGAAGAGAATATCGTGGGGGATGGACGATTACACGTTGATTGTGGGATTG GGTTTTGTGGTGGCTGCTGCCGGAGTCAATCTCGCCT GTGTACACTATGGCCTGGGCCGCCACGGCTTCACCCTCTCCGGAGCTGAGCGGCTAGCCATGGACAAG TTAATCTTCGCCTTCGAACCGCTCTACCTCGCCGCCATCGGAACCATCAAAATATCTGTCCTCCTCATGTATTACCGCATCTTCCCTGTCCGCACCACCAAGATCGGTGG TGTCGTTTTCGCGAGTGTGTACCGCTTGACCCTCATGTTCAATTACGAGGTCAGCGACGTCGCCTGGACTCTCGCTCCCACCGAAACCTGGTGCGTCGTCGAATCGGCCGCGGGTGTCATCTCAGCCTGTCTGCCCACCCTGGTGCCACTTTTCAGATCCTGTACGACTGCGTTTATCTCAACTGTCCGTTCGTCGACCAAGTACGGCAATAGCCAGTCTGGCACTGGAGCACGCGCGGCGGAACCCAACAGCGCTGAGAGAGGCTGGCAACGCACAGGTGAAGCGAATTACCCGATGGGACCTGTCGGGTCTAGCAATATGGGGAGCCGTTCGCCGCATGCCCAAGGGAAAGGGTGGACGATGATTGGGACAGATGGTAATGATAGTGATTGGTGA